The Oncorhynchus nerka isolate Pitt River linkage group LG9a, Oner_Uvic_2.0, whole genome shotgun sequence genome has a segment encoding these proteins:
- the LOC115134852 gene encoding zinc finger protein 536-like has protein sequence MALLANQLVDSARVLNGINGRVDHLPQFLRVQNQGHMTHVNVTQEDTHKNRKYPCPLCGKRFRFNSILSLHMRTHTGEKPFKCPYCDHRAAQKGNLKIHLRTHKQGNLGKGRGRIREENRLLHELEERAILRDRHIRGGIGHLTQPPPPHIPHPQLQQPQPASTTTQLPLTCTGPGPVETLSLPSVSPKMTTTGQEDHTQAQPSAGFRCSFCKGKFRKQQELERHIRILHKPYKCTLCEYAASQEEELISHVETAHITSVSAQSQSSAGGSGRGLKPPGGEFPCKVCGQTFSQAWFLKGHMRKHKDSFEHCCQICSRRFKEPWFLKNHMKVHLNKLSAKTKQLPADPQVSVSMARVSQDAHYTNLYSQYISSLHSRFLSAEKAGQSEFQQILATAGIGMKVKEMLGNMLAPGHDSPTEGDNNHSLLGLNHLVPPLSSSNVEYQPQVPANERNDLKSYPGWQVMAPGLAVDQVDLYTDKEQQRAYQAGWRVSDERRAPVCNPDTQAISRSSSPGLSHILEESSIGPGLSQTGSTQDNSSLPSSVSGKEKSYSCPSSDYISAQSASLSYHLEGYHPQWNQDTMDNRAPSSPQTPSPKDWSPTSGLYSGMEGTDENRRNAGTLQMDRPPNLPNPSNLNLHRAYGGPPAMEENSVNPQGLHQSIQTFINGLTSSILRGGRNRRARGGRVSPPGGGQGSSEGEYGVRVRGSDWDSEGEAGAGGSAVTPRTRKSQYEPLDLSLRPDWVLSSQPGSGGLTGLFQQHSSLSSNSNGLQAGQHTARSDTGSDLELPIEQEDAHTHDSSAHNGECTLERPVFNKEEEEEDLNKWRMMKSSSNEAELSEEMTEMMVGVPQGPSEAPQCTQGKQGQWGRSVIQPLLSPLELLKLGQTPHHYLHPHRNLSVLWSFSGQNHTFLNDNEESLNGGGGGPMERADTSRGKPFQCRYCPYSATQKGNLKTHVLCVHRRPFDSSLYPDRRLRRPCANTPVTPYTSQEGSAPRPTPTGRDITMASLCGT, from the exons ATGGCACTGCTAGCCAATCAGCTGGTGGATTCAGCCAGGGTTCTAAATGGCATCAATGGGAGGGTGGATCACCTTCCACAGTTCCTGCGGGTACAGAACCAGGGTCACATGACCCATGTCAACGTCACCCAGGAAGACACGCACAagaacaggaagtacccgtgcccACTGTGTGGCAAACGCTTCCGCTTCAACAGCATCTTGTCACTgcacatgcgcacgcacacagGCGAGAAGCCCTTTAAGTGCCCTTACTGTGACCACAGGGCAGCGCAGAAGGGCAACCTCAAGATCCACTTACGCACTCACAAGCAGGGCAACCTTGGGAAAGGTCGTGGCAGgatcagagaggagaacaggcTGCTCCACGAGCTGGAGGAGAGGGCCATCCTGAGGGACAGGCACATCAGGGGTGGTATAGGTCATCTGACCCAGCCACCACCACCCCACATCccccatccccagctccagcAGCCCCAGCCTGCTTCTACCACCACCCAGCTCCCCTTGACATGCACAGGCCCTGGCCCTGTGGAGACCCTTTCACTGCCATCTGTCTCCCCCAAGATGACCACCACAGGCCAGGAGGATCACACACAGGCTCAGCCTTCCGCAGGGTTCCGCTGCTCCTTCTGCAAAGGAAAGTTCAGGAAGCAGCAGGAGCTGGAGCGCCACATCCGTATCCTCCACAAGCCATACAAGTGCACCCTGTGTGAGTACGCGGCCTCCCAAGAGGAGGAGCTCATCAGCCACGTGGAGACGGCCCACATCACCTCCGTGTCAGCTCAAAGTCAGAGTTCAGCGGGGGGCAGTGGTCGGGGCTTGAAGCCCCCTGGTGGGGAGTTCCCCTGCAAGGTGTGTGGTCAGACCTTCAGCCAGGCCTGGTTCCTCAAGGGACACATGCGGAAGCACAAGGACTCATTCGAGCACTGCTGCCAGATCTGTAGCCGGCGCTTCAAAGAACCCTGGTTCCTCAAGAACCACATGAAGGTCCACCTCAACAAGCTGTCTGCGAAGACCAAGCAGCTTCCTGCTGACCCTCAGGTATCTGTTAGCATGGCTAGAGTATCCCAGGACGCCCACTACACAAACCTCTACTCCCAGTACATCTCAAGCCTCCACAGCAGGTTCCTCTCTGCAGAGAAAGCGGGCCAGTCGGAGTTCCAGCAGATCCTTGCCACAGCAGGCATCGGGATGAAGGTTAAGGAGATGCTGGGTAACATGCTGGCACCAGGACACGATTCACCGACGGAGGGTGATAATAATCACTCTCTGTTGGGTTTGAATCATCTGGTGCCTCCCCTGAGTTCAAGCAATGTGGAGTATCAACCACAAGTTCCTGCGAATGAGAGAAACGACCTCAAGAGCTACCCAGGCTGGCAGGTCATGGCACCAGGACTGGCTGTAGATCAGGTGGACCTATACACAGATAAAGAACAGCAGCGGGCCTACCAGGCTGGGTGGAGGGTGTCAGATGAGCGACGAGCGCCTGTGTGCAACCCAGACACCCAGGCTATTAGTAGGAGTAGTAGCCCAGGACTGAGCCATATCTTGGAGGAGAGCTCTATAGGACCAGGCCTCTCTCAGACTGGCAGTACCCAGGATAACAGCAGCCTACCCTCCTCAGTCTCAG GTAAGGAGAAGTCCTACAGCTGTCCCTCCAGTGACTACATCAGTGCCCAGTCAGCCTCTCTCAGTTACCATCTAGAGGGCTACCACCCCCAGTGGAACCAGGACACCATGGACAACAGAGCCCCCTCGTCCCCACAGACCCCAAGCCCCAAGGACTGGAGCCCTACTTCTGGCCTCTACAGTGGGATGGAAGGCACAGATGAGAACCGGAGAAACGCAGGTACACTGCAAATGGACAGGCCTCCCAACCTGCCCAACCCTTCCAACCTGAACCTACACCGGGCCTATGGAGGACCTCCAGCtatggaggagaacagtgtgaacCCACAGGGACTTCATCAATCCATACAGACCTTCATCAATGGCCTGACATCCAGCATTCTGAGAGGTGGTAGAAATAGGAGAGCAAGGGGAGGGAGGGTCAGCCCTCccgggggaggacaggggagctCTGAGGGGGAGTATGGTGTTAGAGTCAGGGGGAGTGACTGGGACAGTGAGGGGGAGGCAGGTGCTGGTGGCTCTGCAGTCACACCCAGGACCAGGAAGTCCCAGTATGAGCCTCTGGATTTGTCGCTCAGGCCAGACTGGGTGCTGTCGTCACAGCCTGGTTCAGGGGGATTGACTGGGTTATTCCAGCAGCACAGCTCCCTCTCCTCCAATAGCAATGGACTGCAGGCTGGACAACACACAGCCCGGTCTGACACTGGTAGTGACCTGGAGTTGCCTATAGAGCAGGAGGACGCACACACCCATGACTCATCAGCTCACAATGGGGAGTGTACACTGGAGAGACCTGTGTTTAacaaagaggaggaagaagaggacctCAACAAGTGGAGGATGATGAAGAGTAGCAGCAACGAAGCAGAGctgagtgaggagatgacagaGATGATGGTTGGTGTTCCCCAGGGGCCCAGTGAGGCCCCTCAGTGTACCCAAGGGAAGCAGGGCCAGTGGGGCAGGTCGGTcatccagcctctcctctctcctctggagCTGTTGAAGCTAGGGCAAACTCCTCACCACTACCTCCATCCCCACAGGAACCTCTCAGTCCTCTGGTCCTTCAGTGGCCAGAATCACACGTTCCTCAATGACAATGAAGAGAGCTTGAATGGTGGAGGGGGAGGGCCAATGGAGAGAGCAGATACTTCAA GGGGGAAGCCTTTCCAGTGCAGGTACTGCCCCTACAGTGCCACCCAGAAGGGGAACCTGAAGACTCATGTCCTGTGTGTTCACCGCAGGCCCTTCGACAGCagcctgtacccagacagacgcCTCCGACGGCCCTGTGCCAACACCCCTGTGACACCCTACACCTCCCAGGAAGGTTCTGCCCCTAGGCCTACACCCACTGGGAGAGATATCACCATGGCATCATTGTGTGGGACTTGA